The DNA sequence CGTTTGGTTGGTCTTGAAAAATTAGAATATCCCACGGACCTAACAAAACGATACTGGAAGAACAACAGTTTATTTTCTCCAGATCTTGTTCAACaaagtttttaaaatcttttatACCACTTGGTTTATTTCCTCATGGGATAGTTATTCTTCAACTTCCGTTTATtagcattttcaaatttattcaaGCTAATATTTAACGCTACTCAACGCAACCTGCCAAACATTTGtcgaaaacttgaaaatgttctttttatcGCAAGAAATGTACCGACTGATGCgaatgaatgaaataaaagctATGCTAGTTACATTTCTATATTGTTAAAACTCAAAAGTCGGCACAAGGGAATGCTCACTTGAGCATCAGTTGCCAGGTTGGTAGAAGTCCTAGAAATAATGTAAATACATAAGCAAGGTGTACATTGTACGATGtggtttcaaatttttatccTCTAAATTCAGAGAAAATGTTAACAGAAATGCAGGCTGCAGggatttgaaaagaaaatttcctttgaaaccgaaatttacaatataaaacttcaagaaataataagaataaagaAATGAGAATTTTATTACGTGACAAATCAAGTCATGCTTTGGGTGCGATCCTGATTGGCTACAGAAGTAAGTGGTCATATGATAATACCCCTGGGAGAGTAGAATTTCGCTCCACATCCCGCCTTGGAATACATAATTTCGTGAGGAACTTGCAAAATGGCAGCATCGGAAACGTTAAATACGGGCAAAGAAAAGCTCGATAATTGGTTGCAACAGAAGAATTTCTTCACTGACGCCTTAGAGAAGGTGGAGAGCAAGACAGGAGTGAAAAGAATCTATATTTTTCTTGGTAAGAACCTTGTTGTTGGAGTGTTTTTATGCCGTGGTTTTCAGCTTGTGAAATCCATATGTTGTTACCTTCTTTAGGTTTGGTGGCCGTATTCGCCCTCTATCTTGTCTTCGGGTATGGGGCAGATCTTATAGTTACAGCGCTTGGATTTGCCTATCCTGCTTACCAATCGTAAGTATTTTTTCGATCGCACTTTAACGGGCTTAACGTcgattaattttgtttatctgcgttattttgcatttatttattgaattcAGTGTTTGATACCATCTGCCACGCCGTATGTGTCTCATCGTCTCTTTGTTAACTTCCTCTGAAACGTTTCACATTGTTGAAATAAACTATCCCAAACTAAAATATGGTTTTTatgctttgtttttcctttatcAGTGTGAAAGCTGTTGAAAGCGCATCGAAAGAAGATGACACGCAATGGCTAATTTATTGGGTGGTGTTTGGAGTCTTTAACATTGTGGAGTTTTTTTCCGATATCCTACTTTCTTGGTTTCCTCTTTATTTCTTAGTAAAGGTACTGCACTTTAATTCTTAAAAGGAATTTATGAGATGAGGTGGCTTGTTATTTAGTAGTTTATCAAATTTGGACGCAGTTTAATTTGCGAACTTGTCCATTCCGGTAAACTTCGTTTGTGTGGACTTCAGACTGTAATCCGTAACTCTTAGTTAAAATATATAATGCTTGCTTCTATCGAatcaaaaaagttaaaaggGTTTTCAATAGACCAAAGAAACAGCCTACCCTTTGCTCAACTGATGCTTCTATGAGAAAACGCACCAACTTTCGTGTGAGAAGTTCTAGAACGTTaatgaaattcaccatgttgTTTCTCAGCTGATATTCCTTGCTTGGTGCATGGCTCCGGTGTCTTGGAATGGATCAAACACGCTCTATCACAAAGCTATCAAGCCTTTCGTATTGAGACACCAGAAAAATATCGATCAAGCATTGGACGAAGTTGGAGAAAAGATGGACTCGTACGCCCAACAAGGTAAACTTCTTAAAAAAGCTGAATGTTTTTTGCCATTAGCTtaaacaaacgaaaacaaagtCGCACAACTCTGCATTCCTTGTTCACTTATTCATCGTTGTTAAGCTTATAACTTTTATTGGAGCCATTTAGATTAACTGGTCTCATTTCCGAAAAAGGTAATCAGTGCAAAGAGTGTAAACTTCAACCGCTATTTTCCGATCGAGGTCTCTTTATAAGTTGTATTTGAGGCTCTCAAGTTTCTTGAATTATTTAGTAGCATCTGGAAGCAGGTGTTAAGAAACTAAATTATTGGGGTCTTAGTACACAATAAGATTTTGTACtgtgggaataaaatgcttcgTTGAACacattaatttgcatttctaCCGTAAGAAATTTGTCTTGACATAATTTTAGGCGTGGTTTCGTAATGGCGGTCAGCGATTTTTGCTTTTGCCTTATCATTTTTCGTTAATTTTAACTCTGCTAAAATTATGTAATATATATAAGGCGatctaaattttaaaattgttcgTTGTAGTCTCTTGAAATCATATTTATTGGCTATAATTTTACTTAAAGATGTTGAATTTGGCCGTCTTTCTTGTGGGTTTTCTCCAGGTTTGTGTATTGTAAGTTTAATTTTATACCTGCAGATGGCAACCACTTGCATAAATTTGgtaatatataaataattattccgGTCCGCACATTTTACTTGTTTAGTCACTATGAAGACAGAAACTATTAAATGTAACTCATGTTACATCTTAAGGTCCTTCTCATGTTAGAGATAAGTTTggacttcaaattttttttttcattaaattgtacaaaaaaaatgtaatatttAGGCCATTTTAAAGGCTGACTTTTAACTCCGTGCAGAATTAATAGTCCCTTATTCTCAAGTTGGTTTCTTTAAAGTTGTTAGTTAGAAGTTGTCAATTTAAACTCACCTGGGAATGAGGCACATTGAGTATTAAATCGTGCAGACGTAGCAAATACAAATAACACAGTTTTTACTGGACAGAAAGGTCAGTTCTGATTGATTTGCAGATGCTTGTTATCATTAGTGCTCTTACTCCTGAGCTGGAGGAATACATGTGAGCGAGGTCACTGAATTTGGTCCAGATGGCCCTCAGGCATTTCATTACAGCTTCTATTTTGTAGTGAAGTGTTGTGAGCTTCGATAACTCTTCCTAGTTGTTCAAGGTTGATTTTGCAGAATTAACAACAGATGTGTTTCATCTTGCAGCCAAGGATGCTGCAACAGAAGCTGCCATCAAAGCAGCCACACAATCGGACAAGAAATCTTCCTAAGTTCCTAGAGAATTCAGTATCACACAAGGAAGAACAATGGTCTCAATATTACAAGGATTATAACCGGATAGCAGACACCTCGTCAACCAGAAAGCACTCACAAGCATAAGAAACCATAATACTGGAGCCAGTCTGTGGGATGGGTTCCCTCTACtttcttttatatttcatTAAGTTTTACTGATGTTGTTTCTGGTTCATGCTGTTCTGAAAGCAAGTAGAGTTGATGGAATGGAAATGAATAAGGTAATGGTGGTAACATGTCCACTCCCCTGTCCTCTATACTTTTGGATGGTAGCCAACAGTTAATTGTAAAGAGGATAGGTGAGTGAAAGGGGTAAGGTCGTCCTTTTATGAAAGTAAATTTTGCCATTCAAATGTGACAGCTCCTAGGCAAGAGTATTCTCTGGCTGTCACATCATGGCAATATTGAAGTAAAATGGTGAAGAAAAAAGTTTCGTAAACTTTTTTTCATGGCAAAAAGGTCACAAAGACTAATGCAGTTACTAAGAACATTtaggaatttctttttgttacaaAGAATCTTGATACTTAAACCTCATTTAGCCAAGGGATTGATTTGAACACTATGGGAGAAATACAAAATTATCAGATATAGATGAAAAACAGCTGCTTTTTCACATGCTGTAGAGGGAATTAGGCACTTTGGATCTGCCAGTTCTTTTGTTGATATTTGCAAGTTTTGTGTAGTTTTTCATTTAGTGCTGTCTCTAAACTCAATTAGTTGattaaaaagaattgttaTTCTTTTTAGATCAttattttggaaataaaagGTTAAAAAATGGCTTGCTTGAAATGGGTTAGGGTTAAAGGTGCATCATGTCTTTCCACTATGGAAGACCTTCAAATTTGTTAATTCGTTAGAAAATAGTCAAGTgatctcttttttgtttttcaattaatGTGAACTTTTAATGATTCTTCAAtgcattaaataattttaattgctttaATATTGTATCTTCAAGTTATGCACGTTATGTTAAGTTTACTTTTCTGTAAAGAGCAATTGCACTGGTTTGGTCCGATTATCATAGTAAAACTAATAAACGTTTCTCAGACATTTTCTGTCCTGTTTGTGTTTCCAAGTATTTCAAGCAATAAATATTACTGTCAGAAGAATGCTTTctgcaaagaaaaggaagtgCAGTCATTTCACTCTGCTGACTTCAAATGTATTTTCAAGCAGAATTTTTCCCTATAACAAACATGTAATATGAAATGAGTCAAGTTTTGCTTTAAGGATTACCAGATTAAGATGGAATGTCAAAAGCCATATAGATATTACATTAAATGAACCACAAAGAGCTTTCTGGAAAGCTCCTAATGCAAGCTGGAAAAGATGTTAATCCTTCTTGCTTCtaagaattaataatattattatcccCAACCATTGAAATATCTTCAAGAGTTTCACCTATGTTTCCATGAATGCAGATTTTCATCATTTGCTTTTAAACAACTTCTGACATTGTCACAGATTGAATTGAAAAGCTTAGGAACATTTTTTGCAAACATTCATTTATACAAATGCTTAATTCTTTCACTAAACGCTTTTCAATCtgcaaaaaattgtcaaattgtaATGACAAAAAGGGATGCTTGAATTGCAGTTTGCCACATGAAGATGTTGCTTCcagaaaatggaagaaaatttaaattctaaCGGTATAATATGCAgccaagtaagctatgatatGATGCATTGCAACATGGGGTTTACTTAGGAGCATCAGTAATAATAAGTAATTATTAAGCAATTCTCAGATACCTCAAAGCCACTAATAGCACAGCTTTTCTTCATTATAGTATATGATCAGTTGATGGGCCACCTTCAATTTCTTGAACCACATTCAACAATATTTTGACTGCCATATTTAATGAAACCAAATCAATCAAGCTTGAGTAGCACTAATCAAGATGTTTCTTCTCTACTTAGAAAAAACTATGGTaatttaattacaataattattattactttataTGTATGTTTTACAGAAACCATGCAAGCCACAAAGGTATTTTGACCTGTCTTAAAtttgtacaaacaaaataataacaactaAAGCAATTGGCAGTAATGACTAACAATGCCTTACTTATGTGAACCAGTACACCTTCCACATGTATACCCTTATATGTTGCACTATTCCAATAATTATGGTAATTGTTAAAATACCATTCACCTTAAATATTGTCTGTTCACAGTAACAGATTAACTTCAAACtagaaatataaaaaagaagaaaacatatCTTCAGAAAGTTAACATGCTGATGAAAGCATTACTATTGTTAAAGCTAGTAAAAATTACACTATCATTTATTTCCTGGGCTATGGTGTTTCATGTCCTGGAGCCAGCTTAATCTAAAGCATCAGGGTGTTCACTTACCCTGCTCCTTAACTTGACTAATGCTTTTAGCAAGAAATACAGACAGtaaaagtgtcctcctaaatATAGTCTCCCAAAggagacagaaaaaaaaaaattaaacgtaATCCCGAGCTAAAAATTAACACAAACCTAATGTCATGAAAAGGTGGTTTACGTATAGACTCAATGGAACACTTGGTGTCAAAACTGAGTATATGTCTAATTACAGGCATTTCTGGGTGTGAGTGTTCATTTCCATTTTAGTGTTGAGTCAACTTGCAGGACATAGCAAGTTCATCTCATCGCCCAGCAAGTGAGCCACTGAAGTCTCtgtttggaaaacaaaagggaACCAAAAGAGTCCAAAGGTAAATGGCAAATCCAAGCCAACAGGACACCATTTTCACCCAGACAGAACCAACAGTCCGCTGAAAGTCTTCAAGCTTGGAACCTTGAGGACtaacagaaaataaagaattCCACAAAATCATTGTTAAAATTTGCCAAGAAACATCAGAGGCCAGAATACATATGGTGTTTCAAAAGTTTGTGCCCCTTTTTGAacagaggaaaaaatattgctCTCCAAACTGTGTGAAGCCTTGCaagttgataataattattaatgtttgcACTAATTCAGTACAGTAGCCTCTGAAAATCAAGTAATTACTCTAAATATAGGGCTTcgaaaatgtgaaaataaaagatacaGTCTTTTAAGAAAAGGACATAAACTTCTGAGACCCTGTCATATAATCTATGTGGGGCACAGAACTTAAAATTTAGTGAGCACTCTAGTTGCACACAGGGTTTGTTCATTAAAGGCCACAGccacatttgaaaattaacagatgAGTTGAGCATCAACTGTCATGCTGGAGGTTGTGAGTTCGTCTCTGGCTGGATCgtcactcagggtcttaaaataactgacgAGAAAGAGCTGCCTTTGCCATTAAATTCGCAtgtggttagactttcaagtcttcttgaATGAGGTGTATATAAACCATAAGCCCCATCTCACAAATAttccatgtttataagttcaatgtgggatgttaaagaacccacactcTATCTGAGAAGAGTAGGGAATgaagttcctggtgttgtggctgtcctttgtggtGTGGCATGGGTGGAAAAGTGATATTGGGATATCTATTGCAATGcgcatttgaaaactttcagTTGATAATTGCacaataaatgaataaagctGAAAGTTGAAACTCTGATAGGATGGTCATAACCTACTGTATGACTGCTGTATGCCAACCAATCTTGCTCCCAGAGTCTTTTATCACTGCACCCCAAACGGATTGAGGAAGTGGTGAGATGAAAGACCATGAGTTGTACACCAACTAGAGTTTGAAATATCCCTTGCTGTTTTGCGAACGTAGCCATTACTTACCTGTACCAATTTGTCAGCATCATCATGATGTAGAGTGATGCcagcaagaaaatgaaatgaaagaatgagTAACTGTATGCAACACCATCTTCCTCATCATTGATCACCTCCTGCCCTTTTGCTTTTTCCTCATCATCTAACAATTttatgcaaaacatttttaaaagacGTTACTGAGATGTAGCTGAGAATAAAATACATAAGCATGCAGAAATATTATATTTCTCTTTCGAGTGTTCAACTAGATGTCTCACAGCGAGTGCAGCAAGCAACCATgcattactttgtttttatATACTGTAAACAACATACTATAACAAGAAGAAGTTGACTTAATTCACATTTTAAAAGGAGAATGGATTGCCATTCCTTCATTGCACTTAATACAGCAGATGACATGTCAGCAGATGGTTGGCGGTCTCAAACACATGTAAAtgaaattatcataataattatttttcacatgtggagATACGGTTTTTCTCTTGGTAGAAATCCCCATAAAGCACCCCAttttaaatgataaaaaattaattaatggtctatacaatattaaaattataattattaagaaaCTTCTCCCTGTGTTTTAGCCTAGCACATTGAAATTTCGACCAAAGAAAAATGTACAGAGGTATCACAGTTAATGCAACTGACTTCCTAAGTACATAAGATTAGTTGAAAGCATTGAGACTCTAGGGTGCTTCAGCTCTGAATAGCACAGGAATAGCTCAATAAATTTACAACATGCCAGTTGATCTTCAATGGACCTGatccattaatttcttgctTACAAAAACAACTAACCATTAACAACAATGGAGGTGGCAGAATATTTATTGTGGCAGTCAAAGCAGTGAGGTAATATTCTTTAAACGGAAGTTTATGCTGacgattttgttttgtttggctCATATTGCAATATTGACTCTCAAagggagtgaataatgctcaGTAAATTACCACTCCAAGataataaaccaatcagattgcttgaaacaccaagatcactgagtgagtacactaattataataattattagggCTATACTTGACAAAGGGAATTTAGAATCAGACTAGgattaaattatttcatttacattCACTATAACCTACAACATACACTGAGAACTAAATTTACCCATAGTGCTAGTCCCTCCAGAAGGAGCCAACTTGTCAGCACTTCCAACAGTCCTTAAACTAAGAGAAtgatacaaagaaaataatgcaagaaattaatttttgagagTACCAAAAGGGAACTGAGTCACATCAAGAGATTGGAGTGGTTGATAGaatattttgtaaattatACTCTGGTGCCGGTTGCTCAGTAAGCATGGTTAGGGCTAACCAATGGTTATGTAAGAAGTAACCAATGTTTCTATGGTTGCTgtagttaacactggttagTGCTATcaccatgctttgagcaacttgGACCAGGAAGATAATTTTCAATCTTCCCTTTGGTGcagaaataattatcatagaGTTTTCACTTAAACTGGCATGGAGGAAAACAGTTTTTGTgtgtcaaaaagaaaacttggaGTGTTTAGGTTTTTGGGACACCTAAATAAACAAGGAGCTCTTAAAACTCTTACAAAAAAACTATTAAGAGATAGACAGACCGCAGGTGGTGTTTGCAAATCTTGCTCcctttgcataaaaataatgGCAAGAATCCAATAAGTCACACAGGCATACACCATGAGATATGGTCAGAGTATCATGTTTGAGGATGCTGTCAAACCAATTAAAGAACAATGTACATGATTGTTCCTGGATAAATGCCATGCTCATGATAACTAACCTTGAATAAATG is a window from the Acropora palmata chromosome 1, jaAcrPala1.3, whole genome shotgun sequence genome containing:
- the LOC141875878 gene encoding receptor expression-enhancing protein 5-like isoform X1, producing MAASETLNTGKEKLDNWLQQKNFFTDALEKVESKTGVKRIYIFLGLVAVFALYLVFGYGADLIVTALGFAYPAYQSVKAVESASKEDDTQWLIYWVVFGVFNIVEFFSDILLSWFPLYFLVKLIFLAWCMAPVSWNGSNTLYHKAIKPFVLRHQKNIDQALDEVGEKMDSYAQQAKDAATEAAIKAATQSDKKSS
- the LOC141875878 gene encoding receptor expression-enhancing protein 5-like isoform X2, which translates into the protein MDSEAKTKGQNSLNILESLMKDGDLKSALEKAKQWAGNNPVPSGLVAVFALYLVFGYGADLIVTALGFAYPAYQSVKAVESASKEDDTQWLIYWVVFGVFNIVEFFSDILLSWFPLYFLVKLIFLAWCMAPVSWNGSNTLYHKAIKPFVLRHQKNIDQALDEVGEKMDSYAQQAKDAATEAAIKAATQSDKKSS